The following proteins are co-located in the Oceanimonas sp. GK1 genome:
- a CDS encoding co-chaperone GroES, with protein MNIRPLHDRVIIKRIEAEAKSAGGIVLTGSAAEKSTRGEVLAVGNGRTLDNGEVKTMSVKVGDKVIFNEGFGVKTEKLDGQEVLILSENDILAIVEE; from the coding sequence ATGAACATTCGTCCATTGCACGATCGCGTCATTATCAAGCGTATTGAAGCCGAGGCCAAGTCGGCCGGTGGCATCGTTCTGACCGGCTCCGCCGCCGAGAAATCCACTCGCGGCGAAGTGCTGGCGGTGGGTAATGGCCGTACGCTGGACAACGGTGAAGTGAAGACCATGTCCGTGAAGGTCGGTGACAAGGTGATCTTCAACGAAGGTTTTGGCGTCAAGACCGAGAAGCTGGATGGCCAGGAAGTGCTGATCCTGTCCGAAAACGACATTCTGGCTATCGTCGAAGAATAA
- a CDS encoding IS4 family transposase, with translation MLLSDALARTSLNRTVEFHSLAEVLDPEIIQACLASNGVATVRKRKLPMEAMVWAVIGMALFRGDSVRQLINKLDIVLPQEVDSVVRSAVTQARKKLGSDVVRDIFRQTSANWHAQAQHPHWSGLNLYGVDGVVWRTPDSPPNAGAFARTANQSTDAAYPQVRMVCLMELSSHLLVDSAFDSVAVNEMQLAVRLLPSIPDHSLTLFDKGFYSLGLLHAWQQGQQRHWLLPLRKGTQYEVVRNLGRDDKLVRLTPSPQARKKWPDLSETLEARLLSKTVKGKLVHILTSLTDAMAYPGRDIVDLYAHRWEIELGYREMKQHLLDSRFTLRSQLPELIHQELWGVLLAYNLIRYKMILMARVLPATYPNQLSFREASSYIIFKLSQLPSVAPGNLPREVFAPEKQAKQFKLEGKRERSYPRVLKASKNTYPVRKKNAAHLK, from the coding sequence ATGCTGCTTTCTGACGCACTGGCTCGCACCTCCCTCAATCGCACCGTTGAATTTCACAGCCTGGCTGAGGTGCTCGACCCCGAGATAATCCAAGCTTGTCTGGCTTCAAACGGGGTGGCGACGGTGCGCAAGCGCAAACTTCCGATGGAAGCCATGGTCTGGGCAGTCATTGGCATGGCGCTGTTTCGTGGCGATTCCGTACGCCAGCTCATCAATAAGCTGGATATCGTCCTGCCACAAGAAGTCGACTCGGTGGTGCGCAGCGCGGTCACACAAGCACGTAAAAAGCTGGGCAGCGACGTGGTGCGCGATATCTTCAGGCAAACCAGTGCCAACTGGCATGCGCAGGCTCAGCATCCGCACTGGAGCGGACTGAACCTGTATGGTGTTGACGGCGTAGTCTGGCGCACTCCGGACTCACCACCGAATGCCGGTGCCTTTGCCCGCACCGCCAACCAATCCACGGACGCCGCTTATCCCCAGGTGCGCATGGTGTGCCTGATGGAGCTGAGCAGCCATTTGTTGGTGGACAGCGCCTTTGACAGCGTCGCGGTCAATGAAATGCAGCTGGCGGTCCGCTTGCTGCCGAGCATACCGGACCATAGCCTGACGCTGTTTGATAAAGGGTTCTACTCATTGGGGTTGCTGCATGCCTGGCAACAAGGGCAGCAACGGCACTGGTTGCTGCCGTTGCGTAAAGGCACGCAGTATGAGGTGGTGCGCAACCTGGGCCGCGATGACAAACTGGTGCGGTTGACCCCCAGCCCGCAGGCAAGAAAAAAGTGGCCCGACTTATCGGAGACGCTGGAAGCGAGACTGCTGAGTAAAACCGTCAAGGGAAAGCTCGTTCATATCCTGACCTCTCTGACCGATGCCATGGCCTATCCGGGTCGGGATATTGTGGATTTATATGCCCATCGCTGGGAAATCGAGCTGGGCTATCGAGAAATGAAGCAGCACCTGCTGGACAGTCGCTTCACCTTGCGTAGCCAGTTGCCGGAGCTGATACACCAGGAGTTATGGGGTGTGCTGCTGGCCTACAACCTTATCCGCTACAAAATGATCTTGATGGCTCGAGTGTTACCGGCGACCTATCCGAATCAGCTGAGCTTCAGGGAAGCCTCGTCCTACATCATCTTCAAGCTGAGCCAGCTGCCCAGTGTGGCACCGGGCAACTTGCCAAGAGAGGTATTTGCCCCAGAGAAACAGGCCAAACAGTTCAAGCTGGAGGGGAAACGAGAACGAAGTTATCCAAGAGTGCTGAAAGCTTCCAAAAACACCTATCCGGTCAGAAAGAAAAATGCCGCTCACCTTAAGTGA
- a CDS encoding IS3 family transposase (programmed frameshift), with protein MKYKPHRHFSDAFKREAVEASLSTTETQAQLAGRLGIHPNQLSRWRREWIMTKKSSDKAVENIGPEKSLQELEREVARLKKQLERKELENEILKKAQGVLRQARQVRFAFIEAHRSQRWRVSIMCEVLDVSRAGYYRWRARQHSPGARTIERRTLSTFLLERARQLKNVPGYRKMWLEARDAGFCCGKNQVQGLLKDAGYRSCTAPKAGYQKPASSLPVLPNLLNRQFSVGSANRVWVSDITQIRCSEGWLYIAAVLDLGTRRVVGRAMGAINSAQLVLEALEQAWQHQLPDGTQLLFHSDQGSQYRSEEVMRWLNTRGITISMSRRGNCWDNACSESFFALLKKEWTHPLGMLGRDEMADEVRYYTDEYYPKVRRHMALGGITPNAYAAAA; from the exons ATGAAGTACAAACCCCACCGTCACTTTAGCGATGCATTCAAACGTGAGGCCGTCGAGGCCTCGCTATCCACCACAGAGACACAAGCTCAGCTTGCTGGCAGACTCGGGATCCATCCTAACCAATTGAGTCGCTGGCGCAGAGAGTGGATCATGACCAAGAAATCATCTGACAAAGCAGTTGAAAACATCGGACCAGAAAAAAGCCTGCAGGAGCTGGAGCGCGAGGTGGCTCGGCTGAAGAAGCAGCTTGAGCGGAAAGAGCTGGAGAACGAAATCCTAAAAAAGGCACAAG GAGTACTTCGCCAAGCACGGCAAGTAAGGTTTGCCTTTATCGAGGCTCACCGAAGTCAACGCTGGCGGGTCTCGATAATGTGTGAAGTACTCGATGTGTCACGAGCGGGATATTATCGCTGGCGAGCACGTCAGCACTCGCCGGGAGCGCGTACCATCGAGCGACGGACGCTGAGCACCTTCCTGCTCGAGCGAGCCAGGCAACTGAAGAATGTGCCGGGTTATCGCAAGATGTGGCTGGAAGCACGGGATGCCGGGTTCTGCTGCGGCAAGAACCAGGTTCAGGGCTTGCTGAAAGACGCTGGTTATCGTTCATGCACGGCTCCTAAAGCAGGATATCAAAAGCCAGCATCATCCTTGCCTGTGTTGCCGAATCTGCTGAATCGCCAGTTCTCGGTGGGGTCAGCGAACCGAGTTTGGGTATCAGATATCACCCAAATCCGGTGCAGTGAAGGCTGGCTCTACATTGCTGCAGTCCTGGACCTGGGCACACGCCGCGTGGTGGGCCGAGCCATGGGTGCGATCAATAGCGCTCAGCTGGTGCTGGAGGCCCTTGAGCAGGCATGGCAACATCAGCTGCCAGATGGGACACAGCTGTTGTTCCACTCGGACCAGGGGAGTCAGTATCGGAGCGAAGAGGTGATGAGATGGCTCAATACACGGGGAATCACCATCAGCATGTCACGCCGAGGTAACTGCTGGGATAACGCCTGTTCGGAAAGCTTCTTCGCGCTGCTCAAGAAGGAATGGACACATCCATTAGGAATGCTCGGAAGAGACGAAATGGCAGATGAAGTCCGGTATTATACGGACGAGTATTACCCGAAAGTGCGGCGCCACATGGCGCTGGGAGGAATAACTCCCAATGCCTACGCAGCTGCCGCTTAA
- a CDS encoding EAL domain-containing protein, with amino-acid sequence MRRLFIPIPGTEHQGALHALKRVGSLLLLLCMLWFGISAGQALLGIRQHNTLLEQRNYEVPWSLMQLKLEMSRFLDAVRLRHAGAINHDELMLRYDILWSRTPVLLSNQLKDTLSERPDLWQLIQQIENRVRAMEPMVKAMGPGSPDYQLLLAELSPYDEPLARTMTATMHSNVLFYAEYDQAYRKLGRELYISTLGLAVSGLLLLLMLGAELFGYRRRLLRDPLTGVPNRFALHHRLQQLVSRQQPFSLILLALKDYSRYYQQFGFEVADQLQQAFARRLETSLLPEESIASLGRESLVVVAEGVRELSDVRVRLSRFRQALSALEPMAQHDFNLDPVIGVVLYPADADTMVELLARGELALELSRHEQLPYVIFEPSMLKEMERRQQLAADLPAALESDSLSLRFDPLATPSGQCAGLRLSLHWRHPRYGDIGDSELLRITEQYQLSERLLWWTLERIGELLPGWRQGQPTLFVSLALPPSAFRLSLGARLETLLAGYGLKGEALSLEVSEPMAMESPHQALAILDALSRQGVRIMLTEFGTGGSRWGALSRLPLDWLQLEASCCSGIEQNQDARTQLATLFKLARLLGVAPVCCGVSSAAERGIIASLGGEPLLQGPFVGPSLAAIEVKNWLKELAPARLTDFDVSQGA; translated from the coding sequence GTGAGGCGATTGTTCATTCCCATTCCCGGCACCGAGCACCAGGGCGCCCTGCATGCGCTCAAGCGGGTCGGGAGCCTGCTGCTGCTGCTGTGCATGCTGTGGTTCGGCATCAGCGCCGGCCAAGCCTTGCTGGGCATTCGCCAGCACAATACCCTGCTTGAGCAGCGTAACTATGAAGTGCCCTGGTCGCTGATGCAGCTCAAGCTGGAAATGAGCCGGTTCCTCGATGCCGTCAGGCTGCGCCATGCCGGCGCCATCAACCACGACGAGCTGATGCTGCGTTACGACATTCTGTGGAGCCGGACGCCGGTGCTGCTCAGCAACCAGCTCAAGGACACCCTGAGCGAACGCCCCGATCTGTGGCAGTTGATCCAGCAGATTGAAAACCGGGTCAGAGCCATGGAGCCCATGGTCAAGGCGATGGGCCCCGGCTCGCCCGACTATCAGCTGCTGCTGGCCGAGCTCAGTCCCTATGATGAGCCCCTGGCCCGCACCATGACCGCCACCATGCACAGCAATGTGCTGTTTTATGCCGAATATGATCAGGCCTACCGAAAACTGGGCCGGGAGCTTTATATCAGCACCCTGGGGCTGGCGGTCAGCGGCCTGTTGCTGTTGCTAATGCTGGGGGCCGAGCTGTTTGGCTACCGCCGCCGCTTGTTGCGGGATCCCCTGACCGGGGTGCCCAACCGGTTTGCCCTGCATCACCGGCTGCAGCAGCTGGTCAGCCGCCAGCAGCCGTTCAGCCTGATCCTGCTGGCGCTGAAGGATTACTCCCGGTATTACCAGCAGTTTGGGTTTGAGGTGGCCGACCAGCTACAGCAGGCCTTTGCCCGTCGCCTTGAAACCAGCCTGTTGCCGGAAGAAAGCATCGCCTCCCTCGGCCGGGAAAGCCTGGTCGTGGTGGCCGAGGGAGTGCGGGAATTATCCGATGTGCGGGTTCGCCTTTCCCGTTTTCGTCAGGCCCTGAGTGCGCTCGAGCCCATGGCCCAGCACGATTTCAACCTGGACCCGGTGATTGGCGTGGTGCTGTATCCGGCGGATGCGGACACCATGGTGGAGTTGCTGGCCCGGGGCGAGCTGGCGCTGGAGCTGAGCCGGCACGAGCAGCTGCCCTATGTCATTTTTGAACCGTCCATGCTCAAGGAAATGGAACGCCGCCAGCAACTGGCCGCCGATCTGCCCGCGGCACTGGAAAGCGACAGCCTGAGCCTGCGTTTTGATCCGCTGGCCACACCGTCCGGCCAGTGCGCCGGGTTGCGGTTGTCATTGCACTGGCGTCACCCTCGCTATGGTGACATCGGCGACAGCGAGCTGCTCCGGATTACCGAGCAGTATCAGTTGTCGGAACGGTTACTGTGGTGGACGCTGGAGCGGATTGGCGAACTGCTGCCCGGCTGGCGGCAAGGGCAGCCGACGCTGTTTGTCAGCCTGGCGTTGCCGCCTTCGGCGTTTCGCCTGTCCCTCGGCGCCCGGCTTGAAACCCTGTTGGCCGGTTACGGGCTGAAGGGCGAGGCCCTGTCCCTGGAGGTGAGTGAGCCCATGGCGATGGAGTCACCGCATCAGGCCCTGGCAATATTGGACGCGCTGAGTCGTCAGGGGGTGCGCATCATGCTGACGGAGTTCGGTACCGGGGGTTCCCGCTGGGGCGCCTTGTCACGGCTGCCGCTGGACTGGTTGCAGCTGGAGGCGTCCTGTTGCAGCGGTATCGAGCAGAATCAAGACGCGAGAACGCAGCTGGCCACCCTGTTTAAGCTGGCCCGGTTGCTGGGGGTGGCTCCGGTCTGCTGCGGCGTGAGCAGCGCCGCGGAGCGCGGGATCATCGCGTCACTGGGCGGCGAGCCCCTGCTGCAGGGGCCCTTTGTCGGTCCGTCACTGGCGGCCATAGAGGTGAAAAACTGGCTCAAAGAGCTGGCGCCGGCGCGGCTGACCGACTTCGACGTCAGTCAAGGCGCATAA
- the groL gene encoding chaperonin GroEL (60 kDa chaperone family; promotes refolding of misfolded polypeptides especially under stressful conditions; forms two stacked rings of heptamers to form a barrel-shaped 14mer; ends can be capped by GroES; misfolded proteins enter the barrel where they are refolded when GroES binds), translating to MAAKDVKFGNDARVKMLKGVNILADAVKVTLGPKGRNVVLDKSFGAPNITKDGVSVAKEIELEDKFENMGAQMVKEVASKANDEAGDGTTTATVLAQSIVNEGLKAVAAGMNPMDLKRGIDKAVVKAVEELKALSVPCKDTKAIAQVGTISANSDEKVGTLIAEAMEKVGTDGVITVEEGQGLEDELDVVEGMQFDRGYLSPYFINKQETGTVELEDPFILLVDKKVSNIRELLPVLEGVAKQSKPLLIVAEDVEGEALATLVVNNMRGIVKVAGVKAPGFGDRRKAMLQDIAILTGGTVISEEVGLELEKATLEDLGRAKRVVISKDNTTIIDGVGEAETINARVAQIRQQIEESSSDYDREKLQERVAKLAGGVAVIKVGAATEVEMKEKKARVDDALHATRAAVEEGVVPGGGVALVRAAAKLSGLTGDNEDQNVGIKVALRAMEAPLRQIVTNAGEEASVVVSKVKASEGNHGYNAGNDTYGDMLEMGILDPTKVTRSALQFAASVAGLMITTEAMVTDLPKDDAASMPDMGGMGGMGGMGGMM from the coding sequence ATGGCAGCTAAAGACGTAAAATTTGGTAACGACGCCCGCGTTAAAATGCTCAAGGGTGTGAACATCCTGGCCGACGCCGTTAAGGTGACCCTGGGCCCGAAAGGCCGCAACGTGGTACTGGACAAGTCCTTCGGTGCCCCCAACATCACCAAGGACGGCGTGTCCGTGGCCAAGGAAATCGAACTGGAAGACAAGTTCGAGAACATGGGCGCCCAGATGGTGAAGGAAGTGGCTTCCAAGGCCAACGACGAAGCCGGTGATGGCACCACCACCGCCACCGTACTGGCCCAGTCCATTGTTAATGAAGGCCTGAAGGCCGTGGCCGCCGGCATGAACCCGATGGATCTGAAGCGCGGCATCGACAAGGCCGTGGTCAAGGCAGTGGAAGAGCTGAAAGCCCTGTCCGTACCCTGTAAAGACACCAAGGCCATTGCCCAGGTGGGTACCATCTCCGCCAACTCCGATGAAAAGGTCGGCACCCTGATCGCCGAAGCCATGGAAAAAGTGGGCACCGACGGTGTGATCACCGTGGAAGAAGGCCAGGGTCTGGAAGACGAGCTGGACGTGGTGGAAGGCATGCAGTTCGACCGCGGTTACCTGTCTCCCTACTTCATCAACAAGCAGGAAACCGGCACCGTTGAGCTGGAAGACCCCTTCATTCTGCTGGTGGACAAGAAAGTTTCCAACATTCGTGAGCTGCTGCCGGTGCTGGAAGGCGTCGCCAAGCAGTCCAAGCCGCTGCTGATTGTGGCCGAAGACGTGGAAGGCGAAGCCCTGGCCACCCTGGTGGTGAACAACATGCGCGGCATCGTGAAGGTGGCCGGCGTCAAGGCTCCTGGCTTTGGTGACCGCCGCAAGGCCATGCTGCAGGACATCGCCATCCTCACCGGCGGTACCGTGATCTCCGAAGAAGTGGGTCTGGAGCTGGAAAAGGCCACCCTGGAAGATCTGGGCCGTGCCAAGCGCGTGGTGATCAGCAAAGACAACACCACCATCATTGATGGCGTGGGCGAAGCCGAAACCATCAACGCTCGCGTGGCGCAAATTCGCCAGCAGATCGAAGAATCCTCTTCTGACTACGATCGCGAGAAGCTGCAAGAGCGCGTGGCCAAGCTGGCCGGCGGTGTGGCCGTGATCAAGGTGGGTGCCGCCACCGAAGTGGAAATGAAAGAGAAGAAGGCCCGCGTTGACGACGCCCTGCACGCAACCCGTGCTGCGGTGGAAGAAGGTGTGGTGCCCGGTGGCGGTGTGGCCCTGGTACGTGCCGCTGCCAAGCTGTCCGGCCTGACCGGTGACAACGAAGATCAGAACGTGGGTATCAAGGTAGCTCTGCGCGCCATGGAAGCCCCGCTGCGTCAGATTGTTACCAACGCCGGCGAAGAAGCCTCGGTAGTGGTATCCAAGGTCAAGGCCAGCGAAGGTAACCACGGCTACAACGCCGGTAACGACACCTACGGCGACATGCTGGAAATGGGCATCCTGGATCCGACCAAGGTGACCCGCTCCGCGCTGCAGTTTGCCGCTTCCGTGGCCGGTCTGATGATCACCACCGAAGCCATGGTAACCGACCTGCCGAAGGACGATGCCGCCTCCATGCCGGACATGGGCGGCATGGGTGGTATGGGTGGCATGGGAGGGATGATGTGA
- a CDS encoding oxidoreductase molybdopterin-binding protein, whose product MKRLGMLMLWLVSFGSWSQEPVILTIFGNIELEGRSFEQIDYTLPELRALPQGEITTAHPWSEQPRTYRGLDLSALLDTLFAHGKIRTLYLEALNGFSVAVDWQTVAPYGPLLAWSENGRLMSRRDKGPLWLILPYDQAPELQQAEFLHYMAWQLRYIKVRTESK is encoded by the coding sequence ATGAAACGGCTCGGCATGCTTATGCTGTGGTTGGTATCGTTTGGGAGCTGGTCTCAGGAGCCGGTGATCCTCACCATCTTCGGCAATATCGAACTGGAAGGGCGCTCCTTTGAGCAGATCGACTATACCCTGCCTGAGCTTCGCGCCCTGCCTCAGGGAGAAATCACCACGGCCCATCCCTGGTCCGAGCAGCCCCGGACCTACCGTGGTCTGGATCTGAGCGCCCTGCTCGACACCCTGTTTGCCCATGGGAAAATCAGGACGCTCTACCTGGAGGCACTGAATGGCTTCAGCGTGGCGGTGGACTGGCAGACGGTGGCTCCCTATGGGCCGCTGCTGGCCTGGAGCGAAAATGGCCGTCTGATGAGCCGGCGCGACAAGGGGCCGCTGTGGCTGATATTGCCCTATGATCAGGCACCCGAGCTGCAGCAGGCGGAGTTTTTGCATTACATGGCCTGGCAACTCAGGTACATCAAAGTTCGAACGGAATCCAAGTGA
- a CDS encoding MATE family efflux transporter → MTRTNSLLTAPIGPQLARMTGPMALGIVAILGFNLVDTFFIGLLGTAPLAAVTFTFPVTFVVTSLAMGLGAGLSASLGQALGAGRHERAARFTSDSLLLSLLLITILAGLGLASMDPLFSLLGADPALLPLIHDYMIVWYAASPMLVIPMVCNAAIRATGDTHTPGLVMLVAGLVNGVLDPLLIFGLGPFPTLGIRGAAIASACSWLMAMVVALYLLQHRERLLSWHWPALTPLLQHWRQLLHVAIPASFTSVLNPVATALLMLLLADLGTETVAAYGAASRIEAVVLIVMMALSSVLAPFISQNTGAGLHERSRHGLLLAMRFALLFQLGVFVLLWWLAPWLAGLFTDSAEVSSLLQHYLRLVPVSYGLQGCFMLLGAALNGLRVSVISLLLNGLRLFGLLLPLAWLGAALAGAEGIFTGILLANLLAGLLACVFAWRRFPWKIRHPLS, encoded by the coding sequence GTGACCCGCACCAATTCCCTGCTCACCGCTCCCATCGGCCCGCAACTGGCGCGCATGACCGGCCCCATGGCGCTGGGCATAGTGGCGATCCTGGGGTTCAACCTGGTGGACACTTTTTTTATCGGGCTGCTCGGTACGGCCCCGCTGGCGGCGGTCACCTTTACCTTTCCGGTGACCTTTGTGGTCACCTCGCTGGCCATGGGCCTGGGGGCCGGGCTGTCGGCCAGTCTGGGGCAGGCGCTGGGCGCCGGCCGCCATGAGCGGGCGGCCCGCTTTACCAGCGACAGTCTGTTGCTGTCCCTGCTGCTGATCACCATACTGGCCGGCCTGGGGCTGGCCAGTATGGATCCGCTGTTTAGCCTGCTGGGGGCCGATCCGGCACTGCTGCCGCTGATCCACGATTACATGATCGTCTGGTACGCCGCCTCGCCCATGCTGGTGATCCCCATGGTGTGCAACGCCGCCATTCGTGCCACCGGCGACACCCATACGCCCGGCCTGGTGATGCTGGTGGCCGGCCTGGTGAACGGCGTGCTCGATCCGCTGCTGATCTTTGGCCTGGGCCCCTTTCCCACGCTCGGCATTCGCGGTGCCGCCATCGCCAGCGCCTGCTCCTGGCTGATGGCCATGGTGGTGGCACTCTATCTGCTGCAGCACCGGGAGCGCCTGCTAAGCTGGCATTGGCCGGCCCTGACGCCCTTATTGCAACACTGGCGCCAACTGCTGCACGTGGCCATTCCCGCCTCCTTCACCAGCGTGCTCAACCCGGTGGCCACCGCCCTGCTGATGCTGTTGCTGGCCGACCTTGGCACCGAAACCGTGGCCGCCTATGGGGCGGCGTCCCGTATTGAGGCGGTGGTGTTGATCGTGATGATGGCGCTGAGCTCGGTGCTCGCCCCCTTTATTTCCCAGAACACCGGCGCGGGGCTGCATGAGCGCAGCCGCCACGGCCTGCTGCTGGCGATGCGCTTTGCGCTGCTGTTTCAGCTGGGTGTGTTTGTGTTGCTATGGTGGCTGGCGCCCTGGCTGGCGGGACTGTTTACCGACAGTGCCGAGGTGAGCAGCCTGCTGCAGCACTACCTGCGGCTGGTGCCCGTCAGTTACGGCCTGCAAGGGTGCTTTATGTTGCTGGGGGCGGCCCTGAACGGCCTGCGAGTGTCGGTGATTTCCCTGCTGCTGAACGGCCTTAGGCTGTTTGGCCTGCTGCTGCCCCTGGCCTGGCTGGGCGCCGCCCTGGCCGGCGCCGAGGGCATTTTTACCGGTATTTTGCTGGCCAACCTGCTGGCGGGGCTGCTTGCCTGCGTATTTGCCTGGCGACGCTTTCCCTGGAAAATCCGCCATCCGCTGAGTTGA
- the epmB gene encoding EF-P beta-lysylation protein EpmB, with product MIPLNGGDLHIPWQKELARAFTTPEQLLDYLGLDAAPWQPGLAARRLFPMRVPRPFADKMEKGNPRDPLLRQVLPLVEEFAEVPGFVTDPLDEHDSALPGLLHKYRSRVLLVLRGGCAVNCRYCFRRHFPYADNSPGQGGWQPAIDYIAAHPEINEVILSGGDPLMARDEHIAALLDELEGIAHLRRLRIHSRLPVVIPARLTDRLRDRLAQSRLRPVLVLHVNHAHEVDDYLASRLHSWQRAGITLLNQSVLLAGVNDTADALEALSERLFEAGVLPYYLHQLDKVAGAAHFAVSDEHARALISELLSRLPGFLVPRLVREIGGEHSKTPLDLHLEPR from the coding sequence ATGATACCCCTAAACGGGGGCGATTTACATATTCCCTGGCAAAAAGAGCTGGCCCGCGCCTTTACCACTCCCGAGCAGTTGCTGGACTACCTGGGGCTGGATGCTGCGCCCTGGCAACCGGGGCTGGCGGCCCGCCGCCTGTTCCCGATGCGGGTTCCCCGTCCTTTTGCCGACAAGATGGAAAAGGGTAACCCGCGCGACCCGCTGCTGCGCCAGGTGCTGCCCCTGGTCGAGGAGTTTGCCGAGGTGCCGGGCTTTGTCACCGATCCCCTCGACGAGCATGACAGCGCCCTGCCCGGCCTGCTGCACAAGTATCGCTCCCGGGTGCTGCTGGTACTGCGCGGCGGCTGTGCGGTGAACTGCCGCTACTGCTTTCGCCGCCATTTTCCCTATGCCGACAACAGCCCCGGCCAGGGCGGCTGGCAACCGGCCATCGACTACATTGCCGCCCACCCGGAGATCAACGAGGTGATCCTGTCCGGCGGCGATCCGCTGATGGCCCGGGACGAACACATAGCTGCGCTGCTGGACGAGCTGGAAGGCATTGCTCACCTCAGGCGGCTGCGCATTCACAGCCGGCTGCCGGTGGTGATCCCGGCGCGGCTGACCGACCGCCTGCGTGACCGCCTCGCTCAAAGCCGGCTGCGCCCGGTACTGGTGCTGCACGTCAACCACGCCCATGAAGTTGACGACTACCTGGCCAGCCGCCTGCACTCATGGCAGCGGGCCGGCATCACCCTGCTCAACCAGAGCGTGCTGCTGGCCGGCGTCAACGACACCGCCGACGCCCTTGAAGCCTTGTCGGAGCGGTTGTTCGAGGCCGGCGTACTGCCTTATTACCTGCACCAGCTCGACAAGGTGGCCGGGGCCGCCCATTTTGCCGTCAGCGACGAACACGCCCGCGCCCTGATAAGCGAGCTGCTGAGCCGGCTGCCGGGCTTTCTGGTACCGCGGCTGGTGCGTGAGATCGGCGGTGAGCACAGCAAAACGCCTCTCGATTTACACCTTGAACCCCGTTAA
- the efp gene encoding elongation factor P — MASYSTNEFKSGLKIMLDGEPCAIIENEFVKPGKGQAFNRVKIRRLLNGKVLEKTFKSGDTVEGADVMDVELAYLYNDGEFYHFMNNDTFEQIAADEKAVGDTKLWLKEQDVCTLTLWNGAAISVTPPNFVELEVVETDPGLKGDTAGTGGKPATLSTGAVVRVPLFIQIGEVLKVDTRSGEYVSRVK, encoded by the coding sequence ATGGCCTCCTATAGTACCAATGAATTCAAGTCCGGTCTCAAGATTATGCTGGACGGTGAACCCTGTGCCATTATCGAAAACGAATTCGTTAAGCCCGGCAAAGGACAGGCGTTTAACCGCGTGAAAATCCGTCGCCTGCTCAACGGCAAGGTGCTGGAAAAAACCTTCAAGTCCGGCGATACCGTAGAAGGCGCCGACGTGATGGACGTGGAACTGGCCTATCTGTACAACGATGGCGAGTTCTACCACTTTATGAACAACGACACCTTTGAGCAGATCGCCGCCGACGAAAAAGCGGTTGGTGACACCAAGCTGTGGCTGAAGGAGCAGGATGTGTGCACCCTGACCCTGTGGAACGGCGCCGCCATCTCTGTCACTCCGCCCAACTTTGTGGAGCTGGAAGTGGTGGAAACCGATCCGGGCCTGAAGGGCGACACCGCCGGCACCGGCGGCAAGCCCGCCACCCTGAGCACCGGCGCCGTGGTACGGGTACCGTTGTTCATTCAGATTGGTGAAGTGCTGAAAGTGGACACCCGCTCCGGCGAGTACGTGTCCCGGGTAAAATAA